The genomic segment TTCTTCCATACCTTGAAAACGGAGCTGGTCCATCATCGCGACTACAACACGCGTGCCGAGGCCCAGCGCGATATCTTCGCCTTGATCGAGGGTTTCTACAACCGAACAAGACTCCACTCCCCCATCGGATATGTCGCCCCGATCGAAATGGAGCTAAAAGCCGCTTAACCCGTCCACTTTTTCGGGGAAAGATCACCTCTTCCGATGCTTTGGGGCTGGCCGTTTGGGGGTTAGCGGCGCGTGGCAGGGACAGCGTCCGCTCCAGGGCAACCGATCGATGCCGAGTCGTGCCCGCACCGCCTGCAATCCAAGGCTGATCACCAAAGTCGCCGCCACTAGGCATTCGTCAGAGCGAATATTCGCTCACAGCTTCTCCCGGCGAGGCTGGCAAGGTTGAAGTTGGCGGCAGGTGGTAGGGACAGCGCTTGTCTGCAATCAGGTGTCGAGTCACGTGCCCGCTAACTTCAACCACAGGGACGACCAGTGCACGTATTCGAGCGGCATATCACAGCCCTACGGTCGCAAGCGCTTGAGGTGCTTGCAGCCAATCAGGTCCGCGCGGCCGATCGGTCTCTGAGCCCGGCAGATCGCCAAACCGCGACATTTGATTCCGAGGAGGCTCAGGCAGTATTAGGCATACTTGATTGCGTGACACTCAACCCCGGCCCGAAGGAGGCGCGGAAGATCGCTGCACGCATAAGCCAGCTTCTAGAGGGGGAAGGCGCTCACCTGTTTGGGCCTGATAGGTTCGAGGAAGAGCTTTCCGGTATGCAGATAGCGCTTCAAATGAAAGTGCGTGGGTCACATGCACCTTCAAGGAAACGTGGGAAGCGACTGCGCTGTCCTAATTCCCTCTGCGGGTGTCCTAATTAGGACAGCACCCGTGACGCCGGCTGCCCGATAGCCGCTCGGCGTGTTGCCGCCCCCCCCCCGCGACTGTGAAGTCCCATTGGGTGCCGCCCGACGGCGCTTCTATTTTGTCGCCTCGGTTGGCACGTCCAGTTCAGTCGTCCTAAAGCCTGCGGGAGACGGCACCGCCAACGGTGGCCATCCCGTCACCGAACACCCGCTCGTCCAGGTCGGAGGCAAGGACGTTGCCCAGATAGGCGACAATCCACATAATCCTGGCGCTGGGCGAAAAATGGCAATCGGAGACGACGAACACTATCAGGCTACGCTGAAGGACATCGGCCGCTACGTCTTGGCTGACGCACGGAAGTGTTCCGCATTCTCCGCGGCCACAGCTAAGGATCGAGATAACTCCCGCGCCTGCCCCGCCGTCACTTGAAACTGGGCTCCGACAACGCTCACGATGGCGATACTGATTTCATCGTCCATCTGCTGAACTATGACGGCAGCCGTCTTGTCGATTTTGATCTCGGTAGTGCGTCCAATCGCTAACATCCTGTTACTTCGCCATCACCGCACTGGCTCCATTTGTGATCGGCTCGGCTGGAAGGGCAGCTGCGCCCGCGCGGACCGGAAGCCGCGCGAGCGCGACTCGGCGTCGCGAAACATGCGAAACGACGCTGTCCCTACCGCGCCCGCGCTGCCGGAGAGCTGGCCGCGACATGACTCGGCGCCTTGGACGTCGCATAAACAAAGCGCTGTCCCTGCCACGCGCGGCTAACCTTGATGGCCGGACTTGCCGCCTGACCACCGCTCCTTCCCTGGGGTGCCGTCAAGCTCCAGGGACCAGCAAGAACTGTAGCGCCAAAGCCGCTCGTCGCGAGCCTACCTGATTTGGTTGGTCAAGACGGAGATTCAGTGATGACATAACGCCAGAGTCCCCATTTCCCCCGCGCGGTTGATGGCGCTAATGGTCGTTTTACCACTGCCGCCATCTCGAATGGCAGGAGACGCAGCGTTCGATTGCCGAGTACCTTGACGAGCTTCACGACCGGCGCACTGCCTTGCTTGACGAGCGTCAAGAACTAACTGTTGTTGTTGACTCGGTATCTTTGCTCCTGCGACAAAGGACATGACCAATGGACGTTCTTGGTCACTTGAGCCCGAAGCGGGGTTGCTGCACGAGGTGTTAATTTCGGGCTTCAGGTCATCGAAGCTGATGCCGCCTAATTTCGTCGACGGTCGCCAACATGCGGTGAATGCCATAAGTCAACTCAGTCGAATAGCGCGTTATCGAAGTCGTTAATTACGACACGTTTGACGTCTTCATTCAAAGAACTACCCCGTTTTCCGCTCCATGGCCCCCTTGGAGATCGTCTCCTGAGAGCTCGCAACCAGGTCGAGCGGATCTTTCAACAGGATCGATCAACGCCGTGGGGTGGCAACGCGCAATGATACCTCGTTGAAAGCAGCGACTGACGCGCTTTCTCCGCGGAAACAGCGAGAGCCCGAGATAGCTCAAGCGCCTGCTCCACTGTCACTTGGAAGTGAACGCCGACAATGCTTGCAATGACGAGCGTGATTTCGTCGTCCATCTGCTCAATACAGATCGCGGCCGTTTCATTCAGTTCGATCTGAGCAATACGTCCGACATCCGGCTCATTCGTCATGGCTACACTCCATCCGGCGATTGGGCTCGCGACTGGCATAGGGTGCGTCCCGACAGCGATTCAGCCAAGAGAGCACGAACTGGTCAACTACAAGAGTATGTAGGTAAGGCGCGCGTCACGAAGTCAGTCGCTGTGGGGATTAAGGTCGAAAGCAAGACACAACCACGTGCCGCGCGATCTTTGCACCGGCGCTAAACACTACCAATACGACCGCGCCGCTGATGTGATCATAGTAGGGATCTCTGCCGATGCCCCGAGCACCTGGGCGATAGCCAGATCACAGCTGTAGTGACTCCCCAGCTCAACAGTTATTGTTTGCCGTCGCAAGTGCGACAACAACAGGAAGGAGCGCGGGCGCGGCCCGGCGTCGACAATGCTTACCTACGCTGTCCCTACCGCGCCCGCTGTGCCAGTGGAGTTAGAAGCGATGCGACTCGGCGCGCCCATTGCAGAAGAGCAGCTGTCCCTATCACTCCCCACTAATTTGGTGGCCAGCCTACCCGGGAGTGCAAAGCTGTGAGCTGCTGCCGGTTTGATGGACACCGAGATTAGGTGTTTCATGAAGCCGGAGGTGGGCGATGAAGAGACGGAAGTTCAGTCGCGAGTTCAAGATCGAGGCGGCTAACTGGTTAGGAGCGTGGGGTGTCGGTGGCGCAGGCCGGACGCGACCTGGATGTTCATGAGAACGTTCTGCGCAAATGGGTGAAAGAGTTCGGCTCCGATCAGGTGCAGGCCTTTCCCGGCCACGGGCAGATGAAGCCGGAGCAGCAGGAGATCGAGCGGTTGCGCCGTGAGGTCGCCAAGTTGAAGGCCGAGCGGGACATCCTAAAAAAAGGCCGCAGCCTTCTTCGCGAAGGAAGCGACATGAAGTTCGTCTTCATCGTGAAGCACCGGGCGATCTGGCCGGTGGCATGGCTATGCGATGCGCTGGGGGTGTCGCGGTCGGGCTTCCATGCCTGGCTGAATCGTTCGCCCAGCGCCAGATCCCGCAGCGACGAAGAGCTCGGCGGCAAGGTGAAGGCCAGCTTCATGGCGAGCGACCGCACCTATGGTGCGCGCCGGGTGTGGCGTGATCTGCTCGCCGATGGGGCGGACTGTGGCCTGCACCAAATCGAACGGCTGATGCGCCTGCAGGCTTGCGGGCGCCGCGCCGCCGGCGCTTGCCGAAGGACAGCGGCGATCGACAGCTCGAGACCGTGCCGGCGAACCTCCTTGACCGGCAGTTCGCGGTCGAACCAGAAGTGGATCGCCGACTTTACGTATCTCTGGACGGCCGAGGGCTGGCTCTACGTCGCAGCGGTGATCGACCTGTTCTCACGCCGGGTGGTGGTTTGGTCGATGAGCGCCGCCATGACAGCTCAGTTGGTAACCGATGCCCTGCTGATGGCCGTCTGGCGACGCGGCAAGCCGGACGCCCTGTTGCACCACTCCGACCAGGGCAGTCAGTACACCAGCGAGCAGTTCCAGCGTTTGATGGCCGACCACGGCATTCTCTGCAGCATGAGCCGTTCCGGCAACGTCTGGGACAACGCAGCGATGGAGAGCTTCTTCTCGTCGCTCAAGATCGAACGGACCGCCGACAAGATCTACCGAACCAGAGACGAGGCACGAGCCGATGTGTTCGACTACATCGAAAGATTTTACAACACGATCCGCAGGCACTCGACCATCGGCTATCTCAGCCCGGTTGAGTTCGAGCGCAAGGTGGGATTAGCTTAACCTGGTGTCCATCAAACCGGCAGCAGCTCACTGACTGCCCTCGCCTCAGCGAGTTGAGTCTAGCCCACAAGGTGCCTGGCGGGAGCACGCGACGGTGGCGGATCTGGCGCAGCGATATCAGCTGCACCCGAACCAGAGTTACGCCTGGAAGAAGCTGCGTCTGGATTAGGCAGCGCGGGGCGTTCGAGAGCAACGGCGACGACGCAGCCGCACGAGCGCGAGATTGAGAAGCTGCACGCCAGGATCGGCCAGTTGATCATCCGGCGGGAGTGTTTAGCGAAGAGCCCCGGACCATGAGCGCCCCGGATCGCCGCATGCTCGTCGACCGCAATCATGGAGAGCTGTCGGTGCGCCAGCAGTTCCAGCTGCTCGGCGTCGCGCGCTCAAGCGTTTATCGGCCGCGCTCTGCCGCCAGCGACGATGACGATTCGGCGCTGATGCTGCGGGGCGATGAACTGGAATTGGCCGTTCCTCGGCTCGGCGGGTGATCGCGATGCTGCGCGCCCGGGGCCATGCCGTTGATCGCGCGCGCGTGCAGCGGTTGATGCGCAAGATGGGCATCGCGGCGCTGGGACCAAGGCCGAACACGACGACGCCGGCGCCGGGCCACAAGATCTATCCTGTTTGTCGCGAAACTTGACGATCGACCGGCCAAACCAGGTGTGGGCGGCCGACATCACATATCGGTAGTGCGAGGTCCACAGCGATCTACTGGCCATGATGCCATGTAAACCTGCGGCGGACGTGTAGTGGTACAAAGGCATTGTTTCCTCGATCCTCTTAGTAGAAGAGTTTCGGCCTCGTACTTTGCGACTTCTGCTCCGGGGTCATACGCGGTAATGTCGGGTCTGATCGTGAGATTTCCGCTCGGCCCTAGAGCGCCGACTCTGCGCCGCCTAGGGCGATGAAGACTGTGAGATTTCACGTGGGCACCGGCAAGCACTAACCTTGGCAGGTCTCCCCACGACCCCTCTCCCGCTATAGTCCGCTTTATCCCGTGGTGTGACAGCCCTCACGGGAAAGCCGGGTGGTTGGCCTCTTGACGCCGAGGCTGA from the Bradyrhizobium sp. WBAH42 genome contains:
- a CDS encoding IS3 family transposase, with translation MSVAQAGRDLDVHENVLRKWVKEFGSDQVQAFPGHGQMKPEQQEIERLRREVAKLKAERDILKKGRSLLREGSDMKFVFIVKHRAIWPVAWLCDALGVSRSGFHAWLNRSPSARSRSDEELGGKVKASFMASDRTYGARRVWRDLLADGADCGLHQIERLMRLQACGRRAAGACRRTAAIDSSRPCRRTSLTGSSRSNQKWIADFTYLWTAEGWLYVAAVIDLFSRRVVVWSMSAAMTAQLVTDALLMAVWRRGKPDALLHHSDQGSQYTSEQFQRLMADHGILCSMSRSGNVWDNAAMESFFSSLKIERTADKIYRTRDEARADVFDYIERFYNTIRRHSTIGYLSPVEFERKVGLA
- a CDS encoding transposase encodes the protein MLRARGHAVDRARVQRLMRKMGIAALGPRPNTTTPAPGHKIYPVCRET